The DNA sequence TGCCCAAAAGAGGGTCATGATCTGGTTGGTTTGCCGGAACAAAGGCGAGGCAACAATGGCCGGGGAGTAGGAGCGACCGGAATAGTCCGAGGTCAGCGGCCTTTGCAGGCAGCTCAAGGCCCACTGGGCTGATGCGGCCAGGTACATTGGAACCACGCCTGCCTTGGGAAAAAAATCCGGAAACACAAGGCTCACACCCAGAAGGAGTCCCAGAATCAGGGGATTCGTGTACTCGTACCAGGTTGCCCTGTTGTTCCGACCCGACATCCAAAGAATTCCATTGGAAAGAACCAGGGCCAGAAGCAGAACCAGGTTGTGGTCCAACACATGCCCCAGGGGCAAGAAAACCCAGCAGAGTATCCAGGGCAGAAGCCCCAGGAACAGGGGGTTCCCGGAAGGATTTTTTGGGGCGCCCCCCCTGCCCTTCCCTTCCTGTGGTCCAATGGCGCTCTCAGAACTACCGTCGAAGAGGCCATCTCCCATGCGAATTATCAGACTGGTATCACCCGTGACCTTGTACCGACCAGTGATCAGGGCTTCAGTACCATCCAGCTCGCCTCGGGCGATGGCGGCCCAGAGGGAAGCGTCTGTTGTTATGGTGCAGTCTGACTTCCCGTCCTCGAGGTTCAGATCCTCAGGAGAATCAGCAACGGTGCAGGATGTTTTATCCATCACCAGATAGAAACTCCGCTGAAGATCCTGAAAGTTCATTTCAAGAATGGTTCTCCGGGGCGGAGCCTTTGACGTGTTGTACATGAGGCTCATCTGGTTCAGGAGGATTTCAGCCCGCTCCTCCGGACTGGGGCCCCCCGTCTCGTCGTGACCGGGAGAACTCCAGCTGGCATTGGCCAGACGAAGAAAGCGCTCCGGTTCCATCAGCGGTGTTTCCAGCTGATTCCGAAGATCCGGGGAAAACCCCGCCCAGGCTTTTTCCTCGAAGAGTGCCTGGGCCCATTCCTCCCCAGCCTGCCGAACCGTACCATAATAGGCATCGCCCAGGGAGCGCAGCTCCGGAACCTTCAGAAGTTCTGCCTGGACGCATTCAATTTTTTCCCACTGGTCCCGCCCCAGAAGCAGATCCAGATGAGCGTGAAGGGGTTCGTAGTTGTTCCTGGTGGAGGGAAAGCCGCAGGTGCTTACCAGAAGATTTCGGGGCATCCCTTTTGTCGCGGGTTTTGATGCTCGAACCGGGTGGCTGAACCCCCCGTCCCCATCGGGAATGATTGTTCCCTGGAGTTCCGGGAGGGTGCGTTCCACGCATTTTTTCATGATAGCCGGCATTCCGAAATGATAAAGAGGCATGGACCAGAGGATCAAATCGGCCTGCCTGTAGGCCGGCAACAGATCAGCCATGTCGTCCTTGATCACACAGATCCCCCCATTCTGCCAGCAGGCAAAACATCCCCGGCAGGATTGTATGTCGGCTTCTACCACATGGACTTCCTTGATGGAGGCGGGGGCTTCGCCCAACTGATCCCGCCGGGACTGGAGGCCCTCCAGAAAGTGACGACTCAGGGAGAGGCTTATGCTTTGCTCACCCCGGGGACTGCCGTTCAAAAGCAAAATGTTCATGGTATCGCTCCCTGATCTGTCTCTTCAGAGGCCGTCTCTTCAGAGGCTGTGGAATCCAGGTTCCTGTCTATCCACTCGAGATGGGCCTGAGCCATATGTCTTCCAAAGGAAATACTGAGCCGCCAGGCTCGCGCTTCGTCTGGCGCCGGGATGTGCCGGGCATAGAAATCGACCAGGGCTTCAGCCGCGTCCAGCTCCTCCAGACTCTGCTCGACCTCCCGGCGGCGTTGGTGCAAGAAAGCCGTCAGCTCCGGGGAGCTCAGAGCGGCCGAAAAGAAGAGGCGCATCACGTAGGTCGAGCGGGCAGGTTCGGGCCTGGCCCGGGAAAAGCCCGTGATCCAGTCCTGGAAGGACTTTAGCCCCGGGGGCTCAAGGTGATATACCCGCCGGTCGGGCCCCTTTTCACTGCTGACCCGTTCGGCTGAGACCAGGCCTGCCTCTTCCAGGTGCTTCAGCTCCCGATACACCTGGGACCCCGTGGCTTGCCAGAAAAATCGCAGTGAATCGTTAAAGGTCTTTACCAGGTCATACCCGGACTGGGGACTGTAACGCAACAATCCTAAAATGCCGTAGCGAAGTGACACAGATACTCCATATGTTTATTATTACACATGTAGAATAGATCTTTATCAACGGCTTGTCAACTTCGGGGTTCCCTGTCTTGGGCCCGGGCTGTCGAGGAAGGTCTTGAACGTGGCCGATGGCGGCGACCAGGCTGTAGCCTGAGCGAGGCGATTCAGGCGAGCTCTTGCTACTTCTGATTCAGGTCCTGTGCGCTTTCAACAGCCCGGGTCACCAGGGCCCGCGCTTCCCGAAGCCAGCCTTCCCGTTCTTCCGGCGTGCTGGTCATGACGATACTGAAGGATCGTCTGTGGACGTTTTTTACCCCGCAAAACCGGAAAATACAGTTCTTCCAAAGTGTTTCCAGCGGATCGCCCAGGATATTTTCCTCCACATCACGGCTTGTCTCGGAGGTGTTCAAAACGACAGCAAACTCTGTGGAGAGCAGTCCATGCTCCACGGTTCCTCCGGCGGAATCCTCGTTCCCGTAGGCAACTCCTGCCCGAAAAACACGATCCACCCATCCTTTCAGTATCGCCGGGGGCTGGCCCCACCAGTTGGGATGAATGATCACGATACCTTCCGCTGCGCGGAGTTCCGCGCAATGATCGGCCACCACCGTGTCCTGAAGAGCGTCGCGAGGGATCTCCCGGTGTTCGAGAATCGGATCAAACCGCTCGGCGTAGAGGTCGTGAAAGATGACGGAAAACCCGAGTTCTTCCAGCACTGAAGCAGCTTCTGTGGCAAGAGCGTGGTTCAGACTTCCAGCGTTCGGGTGTGCGAGGACTACCAATGCTTTCATGATCCTCATTATGATGGGAACTTTCTTATTGGGCAATCGAGTTTGGAGGAGGTGAAGGCTGAAGGAATCGCCTCCGACACCGGCGGTGCCGTTGCTGGATTGACGCCGACTCCGCATAGAGAGAGAATGGGTTTGTTCAACTGAATCGCGCGAGGACAAAAGCATGGAAATAAAACGAACTGTCGAGAATCTTGAAAAAAACGGATTCCTTGTGTACATGGCCGAAACCACGGTCGATGCACAAAAAATTGTACTTGAGAAAATAATCCCCGAAATAAACCCGTCGTCCATATCATACGGAGACTCACTTACGCTGGAGGAAACTTTTATACTCGATGAACTAAGACGGGAAAAATTGATTCGCATGATAGAGCCCATCGTCGATGGGACTTTTGATACTACCTATGAGTCGTCGAGAAAGGGCCTGCTGGCAGATCTTTTTATGGCAGGAACGAACGCAATCACCGAGCAGGGCGAGCTTGTGAATTTAGACATGGTCGGAAACAGAATTGCCGGTATTATTTTTGGGCCCAAGAGTGTAGTACTGACCGTTGGAACGAATAAAATTGTAAAGAACAAGGCTCAAGCCTACGGGAGGATCAAAAAAATCACAGCTCCTCGCAATGCGAAACGGAATAGTGATTTGTCTGTTCCATGTCAGGAAACAGGAATATGCAGCGATTGTACCTCCGAAGACCGGATATGCAACTACTGGTCGATTATTGACAAATGCTTTCCTGCAGGAAAAATACGAATAGTCTTAATAAACGAATCAATCGGGTTATGAACGGGGAATTGCAGGAATGCCTGCGGCACCATCAACGTACCGCAGGCCTTTTTCATGGCGGAATATGCAAGCTGATGTAGTTCAGGTTGCATGAGGCGTCTTTTTCAGCGGCTCATCGCATCATCAATTCGACGAGCTGCTGATTCAAGGACCGCATCTACGTCCGCATTCAAGAGCCAGGTCCGCTGCAGTTCTTCATAGATGATTGTTTCAACCTGCGCATAGTTTACAACAAGGGGATGAGGACGTTTTCTTGGACTCCTTGAGATCCCGATCATTGGCTATGTCGCTCCACCACGTTAGGTGGGGTGCTTTTGTCGCTTACGATTCTTTGATCAACTCTACCACCTGATCAGCAGTCTCTAGATCCATGACCTTCTCAGCTAGAGCCTTGGCTTCCACATAAGAGGTAGATCGAATTATCGATTTTACACCGGGAATTGATGGCCCACTCACACTCAGTTCATCTAATCCCAAGCCCAACAAAAGCTTGGTCGCTGCTTCGTTACCTGCAAACTCGGGGTGCTGTGATAAAATAGCGCGGACGCTTACACCCGCGAATACCCACGCCATCTCCGGTGCCTGCTGTTGATACCTCCAGGAAACAGGAGTAGTATATCTCCATGGATCGTATCGAGCGGCCGCTGAATCCCATGGCGGATGTTTTCGTCCGGTATCTGCTGGGTTCGGAAGAGAACAAGGACATTCTCATCGACTTCATCAACGCCGTCTTTGCGCAGAAAGGGCACGATCTGGTCGTCGAGATCGAACTCCTCAATCCCTTCAATCTGCGGTCTATCGGCACAACCAAGGAAAGCATTCTCGATGTGAAAGCCCGGGACAACCGCGGCCGCTGGATCAACGTCGAGATACAGATCGCCGGAGACGAGAACTTCGCCCACCGCAGCCTGTACTACTGGGCCAGGAGTTACGCCGGGCAGCTAAAGAAAGGCGACGACTATATCGAGCTGACCCCCTCGGTCTGTATCAACCTGCTGGACTTCGAGATCTTCCCCCAGCTTCCCGGCTATCATAGCTGTTTCCAGATCACCGAGGCCGATGCACCGGAGTATGTGCTGTCCGATCACCTGCAGATCCATTTCATCGAACTGCCCAAGAACCACCTGAAAAGCACCGGTGATGTGAAGGACAAACTTGATACATGGTGTTATTACTTCGAACACGAAGGCACCGTGGAGGAGGAGGATATGACGCTATTGCTGAAGGACAACCCTGCTCTGGGCAAGGCCCACAGAGTCTACCGCACCTTTACTGCCGACGACGAGCTTATGGACATCGCCGAGGCGCGTGAGAAATGGCAACGCGATGTCAGCTCGCGGTTACGCAGCGCCGAGCAACGCGGCAAGGAAGAGGGCATGCAAGAAGGTATGCAGCAGGGCATGCAGCAGGGCATGCAGCAGGGCATGCAGCAAGGCATGCAGCAGGGCATGCAGCAAGGCATGCAGCAGGGCATGCAGCAGGGCATGCAGCAGGGCATGCAGCAGGGCATGCAGCAGGCGCGTCGTGAAGATGCCCTGAAGATGCTGAAACGCGGGTTCCCCCTTTCCGACATCGCCGAGATTACCGGCCTTTCCGAGCAGGAGATCGGGGATCTCGAGCGATCAACCTAGCACCCCTTCTCGGGGCGCCTGTGAGTTTACCGGGGATGGGGCTGGAAGGCCCGTCGGCCGCACCCCCGTTTACAGCGGAACAGCCGGCAGGTTTATAGCGTAATTCCCACCTGCAAACTCGGGGTGCTGTGATAAAATAGCGCGGACGCTTACACCCGCGAATACCCACGCCATCTCCGGTGCCTGCTGTTGATACCTCCAGGAAACAGGAGTAGTATATCTCCATGGATCGTATCGAGCGGCCGCTGAATCCCATGGCGGATGTTTTCGTCCGGTATCTGCTGGGTTCGGAAGAGAACAAGGACATTCTCATCGACTTCATCAACGCCGTCTTT is a window from the Alkalispirochaeta americana genome containing:
- a CDS encoding putative PEP-binding protein, which translates into the protein MAWVFAGVSVRAILSQHPEFAGNEAATKLLLGLGLDELSVSGPSIPGVKSIIRSTSYVEAKALAEKVMDLETADQVVELIKES
- a CDS encoding PadR family transcriptional regulator translates to MSLRYGILGLLRYSPQSGYDLVKTFNDSLRFFWQATGSQVYRELKHLEEAGLVSAERVSSEKGPDRRVYHLEPPGLKSFQDWITGFSRARPEPARSTYVMRLFFSAALSSPELTAFLHQRRREVEQSLEELDAAEALVDFYARHIPAPDEARAWRLSISFGRHMAQAHLEWIDRNLDSTASEETASEETDQGAIP
- a CDS encoding NAD(P)H-dependent oxidoreductase — protein: MKALVVLAHPNAGSLNHALATEAASVLEELGFSVIFHDLYAERFDPILEHREIPRDALQDTVVADHCAELRAAEGIVIIHPNWWGQPPAILKGWVDRVFRAGVAYGNEDSAGGTVEHGLLSTEFAVVLNTSETSRDVEENILGDPLETLWKNCIFRFCGVKNVHRRSFSIVMTSTPEEREGWLREARALVTRAVESAQDLNQK
- a CDS encoding Rpn family recombination-promoting nuclease/putative transposase — its product is MDRIERPLNPMADVFVRYLLGSEENKDILIDFINAVFAQKGHDLVVEIELLNPFNLRSIGTTKESILDVKARDNRGRWINVEIQIAGDENFAHRSLYYWARSYAGQLKKGDDYIELTPSVCINLLDFEIFPQLPGYHSCFQITEADAPEYVLSDHLQIHFIELPKNHLKSTGDVKDKLDTWCYYFEHEGTVEEEDMTLLLKDNPALGKAHRVYRTFTADDELMDIAEAREKWQRDVSSRLRSAEQRGKEEGMQEGMQQGMQQGMQQGMQQGMQQGMQQGMQQGMQQGMQQGMQQGMQQARREDALKMLKRGFPLSDIAEITGLSEQEIGDLERST
- a CDS encoding lactate utilization protein, giving the protein MEIKRTVENLEKNGFLVYMAETTVDAQKIVLEKIIPEINPSSISYGDSLTLEETFILDELRREKLIRMIEPIVDGTFDTTYESSRKGLLADLFMAGTNAITEQGELVNLDMVGNRIAGIIFGPKSVVLTVGTNKIVKNKAQAYGRIKKITAPRNAKRNSDLSVPCQETGICSDCTSEDRICNYWSIIDKCFPAGKIRIVLINESIGL
- a CDS encoding NAD(P)H-dependent oxidoreductase, encoding MNILLLNGSPRGEQSISLSLSRHFLEGLQSRRDQLGEAPASIKEVHVVEADIQSCRGCFACWQNGGICVIKDDMADLLPAYRQADLILWSMPLYHFGMPAIMKKCVERTLPELQGTIIPDGDGGFSHPVRASKPATKGMPRNLLVSTCGFPSTRNNYEPLHAHLDLLLGRDQWEKIECVQAELLKVPELRSLGDAYYGTVRQAGEEWAQALFEEKAWAGFSPDLRNQLETPLMEPERFLRLANASWSSPGHDETGGPSPEERAEILLNQMSLMYNTSKAPPRRTILEMNFQDLQRSFYLVMDKTSCTVADSPEDLNLEDGKSDCTITTDASLWAAIARGELDGTEALITGRYKVTGDTSLIIRMGDGLFDGSSESAIGPQEGKGRGGAPKNPSGNPLFLGLLPWILCWVFLPLGHVLDHNLVLLLALVLSNGILWMSGRNNRATWYEYTNPLILGLLLGVSLVFPDFFPKAGVVPMYLAASAQWALSCLQRPLTSDYSGRSYSPAIVASPLFRQTNQIMTLFWAGVYMLIALFVLALDQSLLRPFSGLIVQVLLVPAMVFTRWFPRWYSERSFSG